From Brassica oleracea var. oleracea cultivar TO1000 chromosome C3, BOL, whole genome shotgun sequence, a single genomic window includes:
- the LOC106329757 gene encoding cysteine proteinase COT44-like: protein MRKDAIKTFDELKTFLKNEGIIQEKDCECEKRTNKKDPCAKKIKAKAVGVLKIEEFITKKLVSEKELIQLVKLGPVMVSIQATDDLLAHRGEGIFYGNKTSKEKIQGNHLVLLTGYNSVDGQHYWIIQNTWGVKWGDKGFAKIARKISRGKDQPSLFSEIVYPVVSGVGSLA, encoded by the exons ATGAGAAAGGATGCGATCAAAACCTTTGATGAACTTAAGACTTTTTTGAAGAATGAAGGCATCATTCAAGAGAAAGATTGTGAATGTGAAAAGAGAACAAATAAAAAAGATCCATGTGCTAAGAAAATCAAG GCAAAAGCAGTTGGTGTGCTGAAGATTGAAGAGTTCATTACAAAAAAATTGGTTAGTGAAAAGGAATTGATACAGCTAGTGAAACTTGGGCCTGTGATGGTCAGCATACAAGCAACGGACGATTTGTTAGCCCACAGAGGAGAG GGAATATTTTATGGAAATAAAACCAGCAAAGAAAAGATTCAAGGCAATCACTTGGTTCTGCTTACTGGGTACAATAGTGTTGATGGTCAACACTATTGGATTATACAAAACACATGGGGTGTTAAGTGGGGAGACAAAGGATTTGCGAAAATAGCTCGGAAGATTAGCCGTGGTAAAGACCAGCCTTCTCTATTCTCAGAGATTGTATACCCAGTG GTTTCTGGAGTTGGGAGCCTAGCATGA